One Rhea pennata isolate bPtePen1 chromosome 31, bPtePen1.pri, whole genome shotgun sequence genomic window carries:
- the PSMD4 gene encoding 26S proteasome non-ATPase regulatory subunit 4, whose product MVLESTMVCVDNSEYMRNGDFLPTRLQAQQDAVNIVCHSKTRSNPENNVGLITLANNCEVLTTLTPDTGRILSKLHTVQPKGKITFCTGIRVAHLALKHRQGKNHKMRIIAFVGSPVEDNEKDLVKLAKRLKKEKVNVDIINFGEEEANTDKLTAFINTLNGKDGTGSHLVTVPPGPSLADALISSPILAGEGGAMLGLGASDFEFGVDPSADPELALALRVSMEEQRQRQEEEARRAAAASAAEAGIAATGGDDSDDALLKMTITQQEFGRAGLPDLSSMTEEEQIAYAMQMSLQGAEFAQAEAAEVDSSTAMDTSEPSKEEDDYDVMQDPEFLQSVLENLPGVDPNNEAIRNAMGSLASQASKESKDKKEEEKK is encoded by the exons ATGGTTCTGGAGAGCACCATGGTGTG tgTGGACAACAGTGAGTATATGAGAAACGGGGACTTTTTACCCACTCGCCTGCAAGCCCAGCAAGATGCTGTCAACATTGTGTGCCACTCGAAAACCCGCAGCAACCCCGAGAACAACGTGGGGCTCATTACCTTAGCCAA tAACTGTGAAGTGTTGACCACGCTCACCCCAGACACAGGCCGGATCCTTTCAAAGCTACACACGGTGCAACCCAAAGGGAAAATTACCTTTTGTACAGGGATCAGAGTTGCTCAC CTGGCTTTAAAACATCGTCAAGGCAAGAATCACAAGATGCGAATCATTGCCTTTGTGGGGAGCCCTGTAGAAGATAATGAGAAAGAT CTGGTGAAGTTGGCAAAGCGTCttaagaaagagaaagtcaACGTGGACATAATCAATTTTGGAGAAGAG GAAGCCAACACAGACAAGCTCACTGCCTTCATTAACACCTTAAACGGCAAGGATGGGACCGGCTCCCACCTGGTGACAGTGCCTCCGGGGCCGAGCCTAGCTGATGCCCTCATCAGCTCCCCAATTCTGGCCGGGGAGGGTGGTGCCATGCTGGGCCTCGGGGCCAGTGATTTCGAGTTTGGTGTGGATCCAAGTGCGGACCCGGAACTGGCTCTG GCCCTGCGGGTCTCCatggaggagcagaggcagcggcAAGAGGAGGAGGCCAGGAGGGCTGCGGCCGCCTCTGCAGCTGAGGCTGGGATCGCAGCCACTGGAGGGGATG ATTCAGACGATGCTTTGCTGAAGATGACGATAACTCAGCAGGAGTTTGGCCGTGCTGGGCTGCCTGACCTCAGCAGCATGACGGAGGAGGAACAAATCGCCTACGCCATGCAGATGTCACTGCAGGGAGCGG AGTTTGCCCAGGCAGAGGCAGCGGAAGTGGACAGTAGCACAGCCATGGACACATCTGAACCCTCTAAG GAGGAAGATGACTACGACGTGATGCAGGACCCTGAGTTCCTGCAGAGTGTGCTGGAGAACCTGCCCGGCGTTGACCCTAACAACGAGGCCATCCGCAACGCCATGGGCTCCCTGGCCTCGCAGGCCTCCAAGGAGAGCAAGgacaaaaaggaggaggagaagaaatga